The proteins below are encoded in one region of Planctomycetota bacterium:
- a CDS encoding response regulator → MKEVYSTGEAAKVCRISQQTVIRCFDAGKLEGFYVPGSRFRRIPRENLIKFMRENNIPLSNLEPGKKKVLVVDDEPELVDLWVDVLERDGRFEVKTASTGYDAGLLTQQIRPDLIVLDYMLPDINAGVVCKTIRSNPSLANTQILLISGIVEEEKVRALYDLGVKAFMRKPFRIDDLVAKIAELLNV, encoded by the coding sequence ATGAAAGAGGTCTATTCCACAGGCGAGGCCGCCAAGGTCTGCCGCATCAGTCAGCAGACGGTCATTCGCTGCTTTGACGCCGGCAAACTGGAAGGATTTTACGTCCCGGGGTCCCGCTTCCGGCGCATTCCGCGCGAAAACCTCATCAAGTTCATGCGCGAGAACAACATCCCGCTTTCCAACCTGGAACCCGGCAAAAAGAAAGTCCTCGTGGTCGACGACGAACCGGAACTGGTGGACCTCTGGGTCGACGTCCTGGAGCGCGACGGGCGATTCGAGGTCAAGACCGCGTCAACAGGCTACGACGCCGGCCTCCTCACCCAGCAGATCCGTCCGGACCTCATTGTGCTGGACTACATGCTGCCCGACATCAATGCCGGCGTCGTCTGCAAGACGATCCGCAGCAACCCGAGCCTCGCCAACACCCAGATTCTCCTTATCAGCGGGATCGTCGAGGAAGAGAAGGTGCGCGCTCTGTACGACCTCGGCGTCAAGGCGTTCATGCGCAAGCCGTTCCGCATCGACGATCTGGTCGCCAAGATCGCCGAACTGTTGAACGTGTAG